A stretch of DNA from Lotus japonicus ecotype B-129 chromosome 4, LjGifu_v1.2:
TGTGGCGCCAATAATGATGTTTCCTCTTCGTAACCTCCACTGCATTGAACTTGTACCCTTTACTGTTGGCGCCTAGTCGTAGCAACATCGACACATTGCCCTGATGTAGAGTTAACTGTCCTACCCTCTATAAGTATTTCCACCTTACGTTGGTTCCTTTTAGCAGTCATATATGGCCCAAATGGAGTtgactcctcctccacccttgTCGCTACAGGTTGAACCTCCAATTGAGCTTCAAGCACCACCCTTTTGTTAAGCTATATGACATGCATTGGTCAACCTTTTGGCCAATCCGACCACATTTCCAGCATATAAGATTAAGGTCATCATACTACACTTGTATTCCTGACTATTCAACGAGAATTTGGAGATCAAAGCCTTACAAAGATCAATTTCCATACAGGCAAGCAAATTTCCCTCTCTCCGTAGTTGAACGTGTACGACGCCTTATTGCCATTTCCTTTCCGTGTATTATCATCAACCTTCAAAAAAATGTCCAAGGGCCTTACTAATCCTAAGCAAGACACGCACATCATAATACTCAAAGGGCAAGCCATGAATTCTAACCCACATGACCACACACTTCAATTTGCCCTATGAAGGAATGAACTTGGGTTGCCACTTCTGAATTAAGAAAAAAGTCTTCCTTAAAAATCAATAACTTCCATGCCGCCCTCTAAAAACATGCCCCGTATAATTTACAAGAAGAAATAGTGGAGACATCAAATTACCACATAATCATAACTAAAAGGTGTGGTGTAGTAGTTATTTTACTTCGTTTCTTAACTATTAAATCGAGAGTTCAATCCTTAAGAAACGAAACATGAATATTGTGATCAGACGTTTAACGTTGTAAACATACATATGCAGGGTGTGGTGTGGGGCGGTGGATACCCAAGAATCCAAGGATAAACTTCCACACGTCCCCTATTCCAAGCGTAGTGGAGACAAAGCCAAAAATTCGAGAGTAAAGATTATCAATCTGAAACCAAACCAGCTGCTGTCAGAAAAAGGCACATAGTACAGTACAATGGCATCATCACCACCATCCACCTGTAGTGCAAAACCCATTTCACCGACATACCATTCCCCAGTTTTCACTTGCCCCCAAAATCTCACAAATATCAAAAGCCAAAATTGAAATCaggaagaaaacaaaaataaaaatggaacaagaaaataaaataaagctgTAACATATTTTACTATCATCATTCATCACTATCAATTCACTAACAATGGTGTTTCAAGTTTCTATCATCGCAACACAACTcatcaagataaaaaaaaaaaaaactaaaattaaaattgaaaattcatCTAGCAGAATCGagcaccaccatcatcaccaccatgaATCTGAGATGCAATCTCGAAATGCCAGAGTCTACCAACACCTTTCACCAGATTCTTCCTACACAGAAACTCCTCAGCAAAAACCTTCTCAACCTTCCGATCCACATCGTGCAGAAACACGTGCGTCACACCGGATCCCTTCCTATTCCTCGCCATCACCGTCGCCGAGAAGATCGCCGCCATCCGCCCCGGCGCCTCCGCAAAGTACCCCCTCGGCGCATCGATCATGATCAGGTCCCACTCAGTATCATAAACCTCATCAGGAAGATTATGCAAGGCCAATCTACACTGTTCATTCCCCCGCAGCGGCATGGCCTTCGCCGGCGAACACCGCGGCTCCGATTTGTACCAGTGGAGAAGCTCATCGGCTTGCTGAAGCTGAGTTCGGTAATTGACCGTCCGCGCGTGAAGCTCCGGCGCGTCCTTGAGGACGGTTTGAACCCATTTCGGATCCTCCTCGAGGAAGAGCGTTTTGCCGGCGGCGTTGAGGCTGGCCCACATGAGCGAATCGTGGCCCAAACCGAACACGAGGAAGTTGCAGGGGCGGTTTAGGGATTTCAGCACATCCAGCGTGACGGTGATCTCGTGGATTGATTGTTGTGGGACCACGTGCGACGTCGCGTAGTGGAGGATCGCACGGAGCTGGATCGGTGACGCTGGTTCGGTATGGTGCTGGTTACCACCCGAACCTGTGGTTTTGGTTCGGGTGATGGCGCAGAGGAAATCGGTGTCTGAGGTTCGGAGGAGGCTCACCGTGAAGAGTGAGGCTCCGATGAAGCCCAACACCGCCACCACCCACAGGAAGTAGCGTTTCTCACCAAGGTGATAGCGGTTCTTCATTTTCTCGTTGACTTGCATTTTGGCTTTGTGTTCTTTGTTTATGAGATGTGTTGATTGTTTTTTATAAGAGGGTGTCTGGGCCTGTTTGGTTTATGGTAATTAACTATAGATGAGGATAGTGAGTGGATTGATTATTATAATTAGTAGTATTAATAACATTATGTAACGTCTAGGTTCGGCTCATTTAATGTCAGAGTCATCGTATCTATTGACCgagttattttattataaattactaaaaaaactCGATAAATAGTTATGATGACTTATTTTACGTTACAGTTACAAAGTGATTCTATGGTTGTGATAGAATCACTTTGGAGGTGTTTGATCTAATCATTAAGTGATGTGGTGATGAGGACTTTGAAGTTTAATGCCACTAGTAATTGCTTAGCACTATCCTAATTTCTATGTGGAAACAACCAAACATGGGCTTGGTGGTGAGATGAGATTGGGGGAGATTAGAATagcaaattttcaaattaaaaaaggtGTGTCGTGACTCGTGATGTGTGATTGACAAATATGGGGTTTGTCAGTAGATATTTAAGCGCACCACGTGGCTTTACACTAAAGGGTAAGCTGATGCTGCTGTACGgtccaattt
This window harbors:
- the LOC130714778 gene encoding probable methyltransferase At1g27930, translated to MQVNEKMKNRYHLGEKRYFLWVVAVLGFIGASLFTVSLLRTSDTDFLCAITRTKTTGSGGNQHHTEPASPIQLRAILHYATSHVVPQQSIHEITVTLDVLKSLNRPCNFLVFGLGHDSLMWASLNAAGKTLFLEEDPKWVQTVLKDAPELHARTVNYRTQLQQADELLHWYKSEPRCSPAKAMPLRGNEQCRLALHNLPDEVYDTEWDLIMIDAPRGYFAEAPGRMAAIFSATVMARNRKGSGVTHVFLHDVDRKVEKVFAEEFLCRKNLVKGVGRLWHFEIASQIHGGDDGGARFC